Proteins encoded within one genomic window of Glycine soja cultivar W05 chromosome 1, ASM419377v2, whole genome shotgun sequence:
- the LOC114373288 gene encoding B3 domain-containing protein At3g25182-like, which produces MRDLKTLKELVASVTDWKSLEKMSCKPFKPSILHLAISQDAPHLYSEEQLIQLKKLSKLLSAESKPNTNKTDKRVTKKRQIEERPKEERVMPATIKKPRKIILEQSGPSPDLSRRIILGHSGPSPDLPMQFKNRIAELSGHDLKYLMHKTLFLSDVKPNNNRLSMPINEIMCEFLTQAEIKKLDERNGSNGKGRLVGLELTVLDPCLREFTLPLKKWSMQRTDTYNLVTDWNSIVSTNEFEEGQELQIWSFRVDNKLYLLLNKL; this is translated from the exons ATGAGGGACTTGAAAACTTTAAAGGAATTGGTGGCAAGCGTTACAGATTGGAAGTCGCTTGAGAAGATGTCTTGCAAACCCTTTAAGCCTTCCATTTTGCATTTGGCAATATCACAAGATGCGCCCCACTTATATAGCGAAGAACAGTTGAttcaattaaagaaattaagcaAACTACTTAGTGCTGAATCGAAGCCAAATACAAACAAGACTGATAAGAGGGTGACCAAAAAAAG ACAAATTGAAGAGAGACCTAAAGAAGAAAGAGTCATGCCAGCAACGATTAAAAAACCAAGAAAGATAATCTTGGAACAGAGCGGACCATCACCAGATTTGTCAAGAAGGATAATCTTGGGACATAGCGGACCATCACCAGATTTGCCAATGCAATTCAAGAACCGAATAGCTGAGTTGAGTGGTCATGATCTTAAATATTTGATGCACAAGACACTCTTCTTGTCAGACGTGAAGCCGAACAACAATCGTCTCTCCATGCCCATAAATGAAATTATGTGTGAATTTCTCACACAAGCGGAGATTAAAAAATTGGATGAAAGAAATGGAAGCAACGGAAAAGGACGGCTCGTTGGTCTGGAATTGACTGTGTTAGACCCATGTCTGAGAGAATTTACTTTACCATTGAAGAAGTGGAGCATGCAAAGGACTGACACCTACAACCTGGTAACAGATTGGAATAGTATCGTATCTACTAATGAGTTTGAAGAAGGCCAAGAGCTCCAAATTTGGTCTTTTAGGGTTGATAACAAGTTATATCTTCTCCTAAACAAACTGTGA